The Deltaproteobacteria bacterium genome contains a region encoding:
- a CDS encoding Hpt domain-containing protein, with the protein MDPIRSSYESDPDMLEIVCDFARELPARAARLEALLEARSYSDLQTLAHQLKGAGGGYGFAQITEVAGRLEQSLKSGSSETLAKECVAELCAILRAVVVPETN; encoded by the coding sequence ATGGATCCGATCCGAAGCAGCTACGAATCCGATCCGGACATGCTCGAGATCGTCTGCGATTTTGCGCGCGAGCTGCCGGCGCGAGCGGCCAGGCTCGAGGCGCTGCTCGAGGCGCGCTCGTACTCCGATCTGCAGACGCTCGCGCACCAATTGAAGGGCGCCGGCGGGGGCTACGGCTTCGCGCAGATCACCGAGGTGGCCGGTCGCCTGGAGCAATCGCTGAAGTCGGGCTCGTCGGAGACGCTTGCGAAGGAATGCGTGGCAGAGCTCTGCGCGATCCTGCGCGCGGTCGTGGTGCCGGAGACGAATTGA
- a CDS encoding diguanylate cyclase yields MRGRALRDPARGRGAGDELNPQVPNPNRVLVIDDNESIHKLVVARLRPEGLEVIGEDDGERGIERAVSSQPDVILLDIGLPNVDGFEVCRRLKEHPSTRNIPIIFLTGTTDTESKVRGLDLGAVDYVTKPFDQVELRARVRAALRTKRLQDILEQQSFLDGLTGLWNRSYLDRRLESELNVARRYGRPLTLVLADVDHFKRVNDSLGHLFGDIVLQGIAEGLRAYARRSDIVARYGGEEFAILLTDTTLRAALHVSERLRMSAENRHCEARSEVVSVTASFGVACSEDIGGVLTPEELIRAADLALYASKDAGRNCVHMYRDGELILTTGDPDALGGSGAT; encoded by the coding sequence ATGCGTGGCAGAGCTCTGCGCGATCCTGCGCGCGGTCGTGGTGCCGGAGACGAATTGAACCCGCAGGTTCCCAACCCGAACCGCGTGCTCGTGATCGACGACAACGAGTCGATCCACAAGCTCGTGGTCGCGCGGCTTCGACCCGAAGGGCTCGAGGTGATCGGCGAGGACGACGGCGAGCGCGGGATCGAGCGCGCGGTCTCCAGCCAGCCGGACGTGATCCTGCTCGACATCGGGCTTCCCAACGTGGACGGCTTCGAGGTGTGTCGTCGGCTGAAGGAGCACCCGTCCACGCGCAACATCCCGATCATCTTCCTGACCGGCACGACCGACACCGAGTCGAAGGTGCGCGGTCTGGACCTGGGCGCGGTCGACTACGTGACCAAGCCCTTCGATCAGGTCGAGCTGCGCGCGCGAGTGCGCGCGGCGCTGCGCACCAAGCGGCTGCAGGACATCCTCGAGCAGCAGTCGTTCCTCGACGGACTGACGGGCCTCTGGAACCGCTCGTACCTGGACCGCCGGCTGGAGTCGGAGCTGAACGTCGCGCGCCGGTACGGGCGGCCGCTCACGCTCGTGCTGGCCGACGTGGATCACTTCAAGCGGGTGAACGACAGCCTCGGGCATCTCTTCGGCGACATCGTGCTGCAGGGCATCGCCGAGGGCCTGCGCGCGTACGCGCGGCGCTCCGACATCGTCGCGCGCTACGGCGGCGAGGAGTTCGCGATCCTGCTCACCGACACGACGCTGCGCGCCGCGCTGCACGTCTCGGAACGCTTGCGCATGTCGGCGGAGAATCGCCACTGCGAGGCGCGCTCCGAGGTCGTGAGCGTGACCGCGAGCTTCGGCGTCGCGTGCAGCGAGGACATCGGAGGAGTGCTGACGCCGGAGGAGCTGATCCGCGCGGCCGACCTCGCCCTGTATGCCTCGAAGGACGCCGGACGCAACTGCGTGCACATGTACCGGGACGGGGAGCTGATCCTGACCACCGGCGATCCCGACGCTCTGGGCGGCTCCGGCGCGACGTAG
- a CDS encoding PAC2 family protein, whose amino-acid sequence MSAASPLRFHPPVDPREPVVILAYAGWNDAGEAATTAAAHLLETFSARKLATLSMEDFVDYTVVRPHVRLSEAGARQIRWPDQEFFAIRSETSDFDLVVGLGVEPHLRWRGFSAAIVELLERVDAKLVILLGAFLDEVIYSQPIQVIGGSTDAALVERLGLAASSYEGPTGIVGVLGDELQTAGVPTLSLWARLPHYVQEQPNTRAALALLQRVEAVTGFPLDKSALETAAATFDQEVSEAIAADPQLAAYVRELKRRAFSQ is encoded by the coding sequence GTGAGTGCGGCGAGCCCGCTTCGATTCCACCCGCCCGTCGATCCGCGCGAGCCGGTCGTGATCCTCGCGTACGCGGGCTGGAACGACGCCGGCGAGGCGGCGACGACCGCGGCCGCGCACCTGCTCGAGACGTTCAGCGCGCGCAAGCTCGCGACGCTCTCGATGGAGGATTTCGTCGACTACACCGTCGTGCGACCGCACGTGCGGCTCTCCGAGGCCGGCGCACGGCAGATCCGCTGGCCGGATCAGGAGTTCTTCGCGATCCGCTCCGAGACGAGCGACTTCGATCTGGTCGTCGGACTCGGCGTCGAGCCACACCTGCGCTGGCGCGGCTTCTCGGCCGCGATCGTCGAGCTCCTGGAACGGGTCGACGCGAAGCTCGTGATCCTGCTCGGCGCGTTCCTCGACGAGGTCATCTACTCGCAGCCGATCCAGGTGATCGGCGGAAGCACGGATGCTGCGCTCGTCGAACGACTCGGGCTCGCGGCGTCGAGCTACGAGGGACCGACCGGAATCGTCGGCGTGCTCGGCGACGAGCTGCAGACCGCGGGCGTGCCGACGCTCTCTCTCTGGGCGCGCCTGCCGCACTACGTGCAGGAGCAGCCGAACACGCGCGCGGCGCTGGCGCTCCTGCAGCGCGTCGAGGCGGTCACGGGCTTTCCGCTCGACAAGTCGGCGCTCGAGACCGCGGCCGCGACCTTCGACCAGGAGGTCTCCGAGGCGATCGCCGCCGATCCGCAGCTCGCGGCTTACGTGCGCGAGCTCAAGCGCCGCGCCTTCTCGCAGTAG
- the metF gene encoding methylenetetrahydrofolate reductase [NAD(P)H], with amino-acid sequence MRIADRFGKGAPVISFEFFPPKTDAGFDSLFRTIAELEALSPSFVSVTWGAGGSTRRKTVELVTRIQDEIGLTAMAHLSCVGSTREELSGTLDQLESAGIENVLALGGDQPENYQPPPDSLRYANELVALIRPRGRFCVAAACYPETHPKARSREHDLEMLVQKVKAGVDFLITQLFFDDADYFDFVARARAAGISVPIVPGIMPVVSAASIRRMTTLCGARIPDELGRALDAAGADDERTLEVGVEWATAQCRELLRRGAPGLHFYTLNRSPATRRVFEQLF; translated from the coding sequence ATGCGGATCGCGGATCGTTTCGGAAAGGGAGCGCCCGTGATCTCGTTCGAGTTCTTCCCGCCAAAGACGGACGCCGGCTTCGACTCTCTGTTTCGTACCATCGCCGAGCTCGAGGCGCTGTCTCCCTCGTTCGTCTCGGTCACCTGGGGCGCGGGGGGCTCCACCCGGCGCAAGACGGTGGAGCTGGTCACCCGCATCCAGGACGAGATCGGCCTCACCGCGATGGCGCACCTCTCCTGCGTCGGTTCGACGCGCGAGGAGCTGTCTGGCACGCTCGACCAGCTCGAATCCGCGGGAATCGAGAACGTGCTCGCGCTCGGCGGCGACCAGCCCGAGAACTACCAACCGCCACCGGACTCGCTGCGCTACGCAAACGAGCTGGTCGCACTGATACGGCCGCGCGGGCGCTTCTGCGTCGCTGCGGCGTGCTATCCGGAGACCCACCCCAAGGCGCGCAGCCGCGAGCACGACCTCGAGATGCTGGTCCAGAAAGTAAAGGCCGGCGTCGACTTCCTGATCACGCAGCTCTTCTTCGACGACGCGGACTACTTCGACTTCGTCGCGCGCGCGCGCGCGGCGGGGATCTCGGTGCCGATCGTGCCTGGAATCATGCCCGTCGTGAGCGCGGCCTCGATCCGCCGCATGACCACGCTCTGCGGCGCGCGCATTCCCGACGAGCTCGGCCGCGCGCTCGACGCGGCGGGCGCCGACGACGAGCGCACGCTCGAGGTCGGCGTCGAGTGGGCGACCGCGCAGTGCCGCGAGCTGCTGCGGCGCGGCGCGCCCGGGCTGCACTTCTACACGCTGAATCGCTCGCCCGCGACGCGGCGGGTCTTCGAGCAGCTGTTCTAG
- a CDS encoding PilZ domain-containing protein, with product MVRNRESKPASVFGGKNSNEITGAPFPKRSAIRMSTPPARELRASRRLETAPILSGVNPSARARRRVLTSRVPVRFMAEGTEGLGQLKNVSRSGICVRSSDLPRPGVAIALQFELPTTGILVDLRGEVRWSSDRLGSAGTQSAFGVNLHEPPPQFRLFLRWAIEQAEKDDEPA from the coding sequence ATGGTACGAAACAGAGAGTCGAAGCCGGCGTCCGTCTTTGGCGGGAAGAACTCGAACGAGATCACGGGCGCTCCCTTTCCGAAACGATCCGCGATCCGCATGTCCACTCCACCGGCGCGCGAGCTCCGCGCCTCAAGGCGACTCGAGACGGCTCCGATTCTATCCGGAGTGAACCCATCCGCGCGCGCACGCCGACGCGTCCTCACCTCGCGCGTTCCGGTCCGCTTCATGGCGGAGGGGACGGAGGGGCTCGGCCAGCTGAAGAACGTCTCGCGCTCGGGAATCTGCGTGCGCTCCTCCGACCTTCCGCGCCCGGGCGTGGCGATCGCGCTGCAGTTCGAGCTGCCGACGACGGGCATTCTGGTGGACCTGCGCGGCGAGGTGCGCTGGAGCAGCGACCGGCTCGGCTCGGCCGGCACCCAGTCGGCGTTCGGCGTGAACCTGCACGAGCCGCCGCCGCAGTTCCGGCTGTTCCTGCGCTGGGCGATCGAGCAGGCCGAGAAGGACGACGAGCCGGCCTAG
- the pyrF gene encoding orotidine-5'-phosphate decarboxylase: MACPGSDRLIFPLDVDSLELALPWVERLRGSVGIFKVGLELFSAAGPEAVRAVREASGAGVFLDVKLHDIPATVEGAARVLRGVGPAMLTVHTSGGKAMLEAAVRGAGPDVRVLGVTRLTSLEASVDEVCELAILAREAGCGGIVCSGAEAAAVRKAVGPRLAIVCPGVRPAGSDAGDQARVVTPTAAIASGADYVVCGRPIRGAEDPAAVANRIADEIARALASR; the protein is encoded by the coding sequence ATGGCGTGCCCTGGCAGCGATCGGCTGATCTTCCCGCTCGACGTCGATTCACTCGAGCTCGCCCTGCCCTGGGTCGAGCGACTGCGCGGCAGCGTCGGGATCTTCAAGGTGGGGCTCGAGCTCTTCTCGGCCGCGGGGCCGGAGGCGGTCCGCGCCGTGCGCGAAGCGAGCGGCGCCGGTGTCTTTCTCGACGTGAAGCTCCACGACATCCCGGCGACCGTCGAAGGGGCGGCCCGCGTGCTTCGCGGCGTCGGCCCGGCCATGCTCACGGTGCACACCTCCGGCGGCAAGGCGATGCTCGAGGCCGCGGTGCGCGGCGCGGGGCCGGACGTGCGCGTGCTCGGCGTCACTCGGCTCACGAGTCTCGAGGCGTCGGTGGACGAGGTCTGCGAGCTCGCGATCCTTGCGCGCGAGGCCGGCTGCGGCGGGATCGTCTGCTCGGGCGCCGAGGCGGCGGCGGTTCGCAAGGCGGTCGGCCCGCGGCTTGCGATCGTCTGCCCGGGCGTGCGCCCCGCGGGAAGCGACGCGGGCGACCAGGCGCGCGTGGTCACTCCGACCGCGGCGATCGCCTCCGGCGCGGACTACGTCGTCTGCGGCCGGCCGATCCGAGGCGCCGAAGATCCGGCGGCCGTAGCGAACCGGATCGCCGACGAGATCGCGCGCGCGCTCGCCTCGCGCTAG
- a CDS encoding prepilin-type N-terminal cleavage/methylation domain-containing protein, whose protein sequence is MRSEPRDSAGFSLIELMVSVAVFGLITAQLLVVFSNQKRVYSSNERALDVQEQARLTLDLVAFDTRMGGFMVPRWTAVSSVDGGTDAADRFCVSDASYFDFTGAPSPLDTKAFPFDGAQVTALTADHVTVSSLDIDGSAPAVDFLIPSSPGAGNGGGIIISSPTETFCARITRIVGSDIYFEDHDTDDTVEFGDATQYITAGVSANLRAVPAQVYELEPNALELRRNGLLLATAIEDLQVEYWLDNAGAPNGVQDGDAEFPVNTLNTPDPPSGAIPADMSMVRRVRVSVLARTDREEAADSAHGRIGGRPALANRLAAAAPDRFRRRSFSSSILPRNLVAVGDI, encoded by the coding sequence ATGCGCAGCGAACCGCGCGACTCCGCTGGCTTCTCGCTGATCGAGCTGATGGTCTCGGTGGCCGTGTTCGGGTTGATCACCGCGCAGCTTCTGGTGGTGTTCAGCAATCAGAAGCGCGTCTACTCGAGCAACGAGCGCGCCCTCGACGTACAGGAGCAGGCCCGGCTGACGCTGGACCTGGTCGCCTTCGACACGCGGATGGGCGGCTTCATGGTTCCGCGCTGGACCGCGGTGTCGAGCGTGGACGGCGGCACCGACGCCGCCGACCGCTTCTGCGTCTCGGACGCCTCGTACTTCGATTTCACCGGCGCGCCTTCGCCGCTCGACACCAAGGCCTTCCCGTTCGACGGCGCCCAGGTCACCGCGCTCACGGCGGACCACGTGACCGTGTCGAGCCTCGACATCGACGGGAGCGCGCCCGCGGTCGATTTCCTGATCCCGAGCTCCCCGGGCGCCGGAAACGGCGGCGGGATCATCATCTCGTCGCCGACCGAGACCTTCTGCGCGCGGATCACGCGGATCGTCGGAAGCGACATCTACTTCGAGGATCACGACACCGACGACACGGTCGAGTTCGGCGACGCGACCCAGTACATCACGGCGGGAGTCAGCGCGAACCTCCGCGCGGTTCCCGCCCAGGTCTACGAGCTCGAGCCGAACGCGCTCGAGCTGCGCCGGAACGGCCTGCTGCTCGCGACGGCGATCGAGGACCTGCAGGTCGAGTACTGGCTGGACAACGCGGGAGCTCCGAACGGCGTCCAGGACGGCGACGCCGAGTTCCCGGTCAACACGCTGAACACGCCCGATCCGCCCTCTGGCGCGATTCCCGCGGACATGTCGATGGTGCGCCGCGTGCGCGTCTCGGTCCTCGCCCGGACGGATCGCGAAGAGGCGGCCGACTCGGCGCACGGCCGGATCGGCGGACGGCCCGCGCTCGCCAACCGTCTGGCCGCAGCGGCGCCGGACCGCTTCCGGCGCCGCAGCTTCAGCTCGAGCATCCTGCCGCGCAATCTCGTCGCCGTTGGAGACATCTGA
- a CDS encoding prepilin-type N-terminal cleavage/methylation domain-containing protein yields MQPAGGGTSMRIHGRVSESNRESGFTLLEVMIALAILGVGLLSIAVAQLSAIKVSGRSKYLQQAMFLAREQMDDIEALPLGSPLLQTAAVTDDPANPIQASSDPDDQTRFTRSVTVTPNSPSAGLAQVSVTVVWTNQQGGPRQVQLNSVKRMN; encoded by the coding sequence ATGCAGCCGGCGGGGGGTGGCACTAGCATGAGGATTCACGGACGAGTCAGTGAGTCGAATCGGGAGTCCGGATTCACGCTCCTCGAGGTGATGATCGCCCTGGCGATCCTCGGCGTGGGCCTGCTCTCGATCGCGGTCGCGCAGCTCTCCGCGATCAAGGTCTCCGGTCGCAGCAAGTACCTGCAGCAGGCGATGTTCCTGGCGCGCGAGCAGATGGACGACATCGAGGCGCTGCCGCTGGGCTCCCCGCTGCTCCAGACCGCCGCGGTCACCGACGACCCGGCCAACCCGATCCAGGCGAGCAGCGACCCGGACGACCAGACCCGCTTCACGCGAAGCGTCACGGTGACGCCGAACTCGCCATCGGCGGGGCTCGCGCAGGTCTCCGTGACGGTGGTCTGGACCAACCAGCAGGGCGGACCTCGGCAGGTCCAGCTCAACTCCGTGAAGAGGATGAACTGA
- the gspH gene encoding type II secretion system protein GspH, which yields MKRFRDRQGFTLIELMVVVAIMGIVVAVAMPAMTSYKRKEDTRRAAVNASGWLTNARSRAIATGRMTFLLLAEPINGVAPFAPGQIAAFATDDDGDSRVTAADTIVPIFPDSGLSPSISFYGVTSTPHGTYAIPADDLTGTEPGVALAVLADGTTLPDSAELGVPVAAFSPQGAAVAIDTPAEWGTGAGGIYVTDNNDAVLAVLLMPLGSVKLQKLDAAGGGWH from the coding sequence ATGAAAAGATTTCGCGATCGACAGGGCTTCACGCTGATCGAGCTCATGGTCGTGGTGGCGATCATGGGCATCGTGGTCGCGGTCGCGATGCCCGCGATGACCAGCTACAAGCGCAAGGAAGACACCCGGCGCGCCGCCGTGAACGCGAGCGGCTGGCTGACCAACGCGCGCTCGCGCGCGATCGCGACCGGCCGGATGACGTTCCTGCTGCTCGCCGAGCCGATCAACGGCGTGGCGCCGTTCGCGCCCGGCCAGATCGCCGCCTTCGCGACCGATGACGACGGCGACAGCCGCGTCACGGCCGCCGACACGATCGTGCCGATCTTCCCGGACTCCGGACTGAGTCCGAGCATCTCCTTCTACGGAGTCACCAGCACTCCTCACGGCACCTACGCGATCCCGGCGGACGACCTGACCGGGACCGAGCCGGGAGTCGCGCTCGCGGTGCTCGCGGACGGGACGACGCTTCCCGACTCGGCGGAGCTCGGCGTTCCGGTCGCCGCCTTCTCGCCGCAGGGCGCGGCCGTCGCTATCGACACGCCCGCGGAGTGGGGCACCGGCGCCGGCGGGATCTACGTGACCGACAACAACGACGCCGTCCTGGCCGTGCTCCTGATGCCGCTCGGCTCGGTCAAGCTCCAAAAACTCGATGCAGCCGGCGGGGGGTGGCACTAG
- a CDS encoding acyl-CoA dehydrogenase: MVLASGRREEQRPCRGSGGTKRARHADSDVRTRARNADPENLARLRGFLHKWGPDPSLVKEQVVPTPLSLDRTRKALAALEAPIARAIASARARDVDEQQVAVARLADLATKLRAAQDLAAYAATAGAIYQEQAAVFAGHVASEVARLVRDNGGEHGLGASDLPGDETQTFAREALADERVRAIGRAVAQSKGRNDGPLDEMLVLARDAARDFTDSEVAPHAERIHRNDELVSEEFLSKMAELGYFGLSVPEQYGGVEMGNVAMCITTEELSRGSLAAAGSLITRPEILTKALLAGGTEAQKLHWLPKLASGELMVGISVTEPDVGSDVAGVKCRAERATQDGVAGWTITGPKAWCTFAGRADILALLARTDPDMKKGNAGLTLFIVPKPRALGHEFEFTQAGGGKLAGKADATPGYRGMHSFTLNFERWFVPAENVVGGEAQIGRGFYLQMGGFSAGRLQTAGRACGVAQAALEKTAEYVVDRVQFGKPLIDYQLTQYKLGWMAVQLAAARAITYAAAAAMDEDERKASPYAAQAKLLACDVAVAVTQDGQLLHGGWGYAEEYAISRYVVDAQVLPIFEGVKPILQLRVVGKSLLGG; this comes from the coding sequence ATGGTCCTCGCCTCCGGGCGGAGAGAGGAGCAACGGCCGTGCCGCGGCTCCGGGGGCACGAAGCGGGCGCGGCATGCGGATTCCGACGTGCGGACCCGCGCAAGGAATGCCGATCCGGAAAACCTTGCGCGCCTCCGGGGCTTCCTGCACAAATGGGGGCCCGATCCCTCTCTGGTCAAGGAGCAAGTCGTGCCGACCCCCCTCTCTCTCGACCGCACCCGCAAGGCGCTCGCCGCGCTCGAAGCGCCGATCGCGCGCGCAATTGCCAGCGCAAGAGCGCGCGACGTCGACGAGCAACAGGTCGCCGTTGCACGGCTTGCGGATCTGGCGACGAAGCTGCGCGCGGCGCAGGACCTGGCCGCGTACGCCGCCACGGCCGGCGCGATCTACCAGGAGCAGGCGGCGGTCTTCGCCGGGCACGTCGCGTCCGAGGTCGCCAGGCTCGTGCGCGACAACGGCGGCGAGCACGGGCTCGGCGCCTCCGACCTGCCGGGCGACGAGACGCAGACCTTCGCGCGCGAGGCGCTGGCGGACGAGCGCGTGCGCGCGATCGGACGCGCGGTCGCCCAGTCCAAGGGGCGCAACGACGGCCCGCTCGACGAGATGCTCGTGCTGGCACGCGACGCCGCGCGCGACTTCACCGACAGCGAGGTCGCGCCGCACGCCGAGCGGATCCACCGCAACGACGAGCTGGTGTCCGAGGAGTTCCTGTCGAAGATGGCGGAGCTGGGCTACTTCGGGCTCTCGGTGCCGGAGCAGTACGGCGGCGTCGAGATGGGCAACGTCGCCATGTGCATCACCACCGAGGAGCTCTCGCGCGGGTCGCTCGCGGCCGCGGGCTCGCTGATCACCCGGCCCGAGATCCTGACCAAGGCGCTGCTCGCGGGCGGCACCGAGGCGCAGAAGCTGCACTGGCTGCCGAAGCTGGCGTCGGGAGAGCTGATGGTCGGCATCAGCGTGACGGAGCCCGACGTCGGCAGCGACGTGGCGGGCGTGAAGTGCCGCGCGGAGCGAGCGACGCAGGACGGTGTCGCCGGCTGGACGATCACCGGGCCGAAGGCCTGGTGCACGTTCGCGGGCCGCGCCGACATCCTGGCCCTGCTCGCGCGGACAGACCCCGACATGAAGAAGGGCAACGCCGGACTGACGCTCTTCATCGTGCCCAAGCCGCGCGCTCTCGGTCACGAGTTCGAGTTCACGCAAGCCGGCGGCGGCAAGCTCGCTGGCAAGGCCGATGCGACGCCGGGCTACCGGGGCATGCACTCGTTCACGCTGAACTTCGAGCGCTGGTTCGTGCCCGCCGAGAACGTGGTCGGCGGCGAGGCGCAGATCGGCCGGGGCTTCTACCTGCAGATGGGCGGGTTCAGCGCCGGTCGCCTCCAGACCGCGGGGCGCGCCTGCGGCGTGGCACAGGCCGCACTCGAGAAGACCGCCGAGTACGTGGTCGACCGCGTGCAGTTCGGCAAGCCGCTGATCGACTACCAGCTCACGCAGTACAAGCTCGGCTGGATGGCGGTTCAGCTCGCCGCCGCGCGCGCGATCACCTACGCGGCCGCGGCCGCGATGGACGAGGACGAGCGCAAGGCCTCGCCCTACGCCGCGCAGGCGAAGCTGCTCGCCTGCGACGTGGCGGTCGCGGTCACGCAGGACGGCCAGCTCCTGCACGGCGGCTGGGGCTACGCCGAGGAGTATGCGATCAGCCGCTACGTGGTCGACGCGCAGGTGCTGCCGATCTTCGAGGGCGTGAAGCCGATCCTGCAGCTCCGAGTGGTCGGAAAGTCGCTGCTCGGAGGCTAG
- a CDS encoding co-chaperone GroES, translating to MASKVRPLHNRIIVQRIKEEEKTAGGIIIPDTAKEKPTEGRVIAAGPGRRDEKGNLIAMDVKKGDRVLFSKYSGNEVNLDGEEHLIISEDDVLAILE from the coding sequence ATGGCAAGCAAGGTTCGTCCGCTCCACAACCGCATCATTGTGCAGCGCATCAAGGAAGAGGAGAAGACCGCGGGCGGGATCATCATCCCCGACACGGCCAAGGAGAAGCCGACCGAGGGCCGGGTGATCGCCGCGGGCCCCGGCCGGCGCGACGAGAAGGGCAACCTGATCGCCATGGACGTGAAGAAGGGCGACCGCGTGCTGTTCTCGAAGTACTCGGGCAACGAGGTCAACCTCGACGGCGAAGAGCACCTGATCATCTCCGAGGACGACGTCCTCGCGATCCTGGAGTAG
- the groL gene encoding chaperonin GroEL, with protein sequence MASKELRFDESARRALQRGVDILADAVKVTMGPRGRNVLIEKSWGAPTSTKDGVTVAKAVEVASKFENLGAQMVKEVASKTSDVAGDGTTTATVLAQAIYAAGLKLVAAGASPMSLKRGIDKAVAAVVEQLAKNSRRVRGKDEITQVGTVSSNGDASIGTMIAEAMDKVGKEGVITVEEGKSATTELDAVDGMRFDRGYLSPYFVTDGERMEGVFDDAYLLINEKKISSMRDMVPLLEVVARSGKPLVIISEDVEGEALATLVVNKLRGTLNVAACKAPGFGDRRKAMLEDIAILTGGRAISEDLGIKLENVTLSDLGRAKRVVLDRENTTIIGGAGKKADIEGRVSQLRKQIEDTDSDYDREKLQERLAKLAGGVAVIRVGAATEAELKEKKARVEDALHATRAAVEEGIVAGGGVALVRAEKALGDLGLEGDEALGAEIVRTALTAPLRQIAMNAGHDGSVVLSRVREKSGDHGFNAATEQYVDLVKDGIIDPTKVVRAALQNAASVAGLLLTTECAVVDRPEPAAAGGGGAPDMGGMGGMGGMGGMGGMGGIGGMDF encoded by the coding sequence ATGGCCAGCAAGGAGCTTCGCTTCGACGAATCCGCCCGGCGCGCGCTGCAGCGCGGCGTCGACATCCTGGCCGACGCGGTGAAGGTCACGATGGGGCCGCGTGGCCGCAACGTGCTGATCGAGAAGAGCTGGGGCGCGCCCACCTCGACCAAGGACGGCGTCACCGTCGCCAAGGCGGTCGAGGTCGCGAGCAAGTTCGAGAATCTCGGCGCGCAGATGGTGAAGGAGGTCGCTTCGAAGACCTCCGACGTGGCCGGTGACGGGACGACGACGGCCACCGTGCTCGCGCAGGCGATCTACGCGGCCGGCCTGAAGCTGGTCGCCGCCGGCGCGTCGCCGATGTCGCTGAAGCGCGGCATCGACAAGGCGGTCGCCGCGGTGGTCGAGCAGCTGGCCAAGAACTCGCGGCGGGTGCGCGGCAAGGACGAGATCACGCAGGTCGGCACCGTCTCGTCGAACGGCGACGCGTCGATCGGGACGATGATCGCCGAGGCGATGGACAAGGTCGGCAAGGAAGGCGTGATCACCGTCGAAGAGGGCAAGAGCGCGACGACCGAGCTCGATGCCGTCGACGGCATGCGCTTCGACCGCGGCTATCTCTCCCCGTACTTCGTGACCGACGGCGAGCGAATGGAGGGCGTCTTCGACGACGCCTACCTGCTGATCAACGAGAAGAAGATCTCGAGCATGCGCGACATGGTTCCGCTGCTCGAGGTGGTCGCTCGTTCCGGAAAGCCGCTCGTCATCATCTCCGAGGACGTCGAGGGCGAGGCGCTCGCGACCCTGGTCGTGAACAAGCTGCGCGGCACGCTGAACGTCGCCGCCTGCAAGGCGCCCGGCTTCGGGGATCGCCGCAAGGCGATGCTCGAGGACATCGCGATCCTCACCGGCGGTCGCGCGATCAGCGAGGACCTCGGCATCAAGCTCGAGAACGTGACGCTCTCCGACCTCGGCCGCGCCAAGCGCGTGGTGCTCGACCGCGAGAACACCACGATCATCGGCGGCGCCGGCAAGAAGGCCGACATCGAGGGCCGCGTCTCGCAGCTGCGCAAGCAGATCGAGGACACCGACTCGGACTACGACCGCGAGAAGCTGCAGGAGCGGCTGGCGAAGCTGGCCGGCGGCGTCGCGGTGATCCGCGTCGGCGCCGCGACCGAAGCGGAGCTGAAGGAGAAGAAGGCGCGCGTCGAGGACGCGCTCCACGCCACGCGCGCGGCCGTCGAAGAGGGCATCGTCGCGGGCGGCGGAGTCGCGCTGGTCCGCGCCGAGAAGGCGCTCGGCGATCTCGGGCTCGAAGGCGACGAGGCGCTCGGCGCCGAGATCGTGCGAACGGCGCTGACCGCGCCGCTGCGGCAGATCGCGATGAACGCGGGGCACGACGGATCGGTCGTGCTCTCGCGCGTTCGCGAGAAGTCCGGAGACCACGGCTTCAACGCCGCGACCGAGCAGTACGTGGACCTGGTGAAGGACGGCATCATCGACCCGACCAAGGTCGTGCGCGCCGCGCTCCAGAACGCCGCGAGCGTCGCCGGCCTTCTGCTCACCACCGAGTGCGCCGTGGTCGACCGGCCCGAGCCGGCGGCCGCCGGCGGCGGCGGCGCCCCCGACATGGGTGGCATGGGCGGTATGGGCGGCATGGGCGGCATGGGCGGTATGGGCGGTATCGGCGGTATGGACTTCTGA